A region of Paractinoplanes abujensis DNA encodes the following proteins:
- a CDS encoding response regulator transcription factor codes for MATVKVLLVDDDALVRAGLTMMLGAFDDLQVVGAIADGTEVAAAVNSHRPDVVLMDIRMPGLDGLTATEKLRERKDPPEVIVLTTFDTDEHVLRALRAGAGGFLLKHTPPREIADAVRRVAGGEPMMSPEVLRKMIGLVSGVGVDPSRDRARAALQRLSPSERDVAGLIAEGRTNQEIATELLMSTATVKAYVSRIFTKLTLTNRVQIALLVHDAR; via the coding sequence GTGGCCACCGTAAAAGTCCTGCTCGTCGACGACGACGCCCTCGTACGGGCCGGGTTGACCATGATGCTCGGCGCGTTCGACGACCTTCAGGTGGTCGGGGCGATCGCCGACGGCACCGAGGTGGCCGCGGCCGTCAACTCGCACCGGCCCGACGTCGTGCTGATGGACATCCGGATGCCGGGTCTCGACGGGCTCACCGCCACCGAGAAGCTGCGCGAGCGCAAGGACCCGCCCGAGGTCATCGTGCTGACGACCTTCGACACCGACGAGCACGTGCTGCGGGCGCTGCGCGCCGGGGCGGGCGGTTTCCTGCTCAAGCACACCCCGCCGCGGGAGATCGCCGACGCCGTACGCCGGGTCGCGGGCGGGGAACCGATGATGTCGCCCGAGGTGCTGCGAAAAATGATCGGCCTGGTCTCCGGGGTCGGCGTCGATCCCAGCCGGGACCGGGCGCGCGCGGCCCTGCAGCGGCTCAGCCCGAGCGAGCGTGATGTCGCCGGGCTGATCGCCGAGGGCCGCACCAATCAGGAGATCGCGACGGAGCTGCTGATGAGCACCGCCACCGTCAAGGCGTACGTGTCCCGGATCTTCACGAAGCTGACGCTGACGAACCGGGTGCAGATCGCCCTGCTGGTGCACGACGCCCGGTGA